From Burkholderia sp. WP9, a single genomic window includes:
- the glyA gene encoding serine hydroxymethyltransferase produces the protein MFSKEHTIAGFDPELSDAMRLERKRQEAHIELIASENYASPRVLEAQGSVLTNKYAEGYPGKRYYGGCAHVDVVESLAIERAKLLFGADYANVQPHSGSQANAAVYLALLAPGDTVLGMSLAHGGHLTHGAKVSFSGKLYNAVQYGVDPQTGLIDYDEIERLAVEHQPKMIVAGFSAYSRVLDFARFRQIADRVGAYLLVDMAHVAGLVAAGLYPNPLPFADVVTTTTHKTLRGPRGGLILTKANEAIEKKLNSMVFPGTQGGPLMHVIAAKAVAFKEASGPEFRAYQQATLANARAMVTVFNERGYDVVSGGTDDHLFLVSLIANGITGKDADAALGRAHITVNKNAVPNDPQSPFVTSGIRIGTPAITTRGFGEAQAALTATLICDLLDNLNDAETENRVREQVSQLCARFPVYAGF, from the coding sequence ATGTTTTCAAAAGAACACACCATCGCCGGATTCGATCCGGAGTTGTCCGACGCAATGCGCCTCGAGCGCAAGCGTCAGGAAGCGCATATTGAGCTGATTGCGTCGGAAAACTACGCGAGCCCGCGTGTGCTGGAAGCGCAGGGTTCGGTGCTGACGAACAAGTATGCGGAGGGCTATCCGGGCAAGCGGTATTACGGCGGCTGCGCACACGTGGATGTAGTCGAGTCGCTGGCTATCGAGCGGGCCAAGCTTCTCTTCGGCGCGGATTATGCAAACGTGCAACCGCATAGCGGCTCACAGGCGAACGCGGCGGTGTATCTGGCACTCCTCGCACCCGGCGACACGGTTCTCGGCATGAGTCTCGCGCATGGCGGCCACCTCACACACGGCGCGAAGGTGTCCTTCTCGGGCAAGCTCTACAACGCCGTGCAATACGGCGTGGATCCGCAAACCGGTCTGATCGACTACGACGAGATTGAACGTCTGGCCGTCGAACATCAGCCGAAAATGATCGTGGCCGGCTTCTCCGCGTATTCGCGTGTACTCGACTTTGCGCGTTTCCGGCAGATTGCGGATCGTGTGGGCGCTTATCTTCTTGTCGATATGGCGCATGTGGCGGGACTGGTTGCCGCAGGCCTTTATCCGAACCCGCTGCCGTTTGCGGACGTGGTCACGACGACCACGCACAAGACACTGCGCGGGCCACGTGGCGGCCTGATTCTCACGAAGGCGAACGAGGCGATCGAGAAAAAGCTGAACTCGATGGTGTTTCCCGGCACGCAGGGTGGCCCATTGATGCACGTAATCGCGGCCAAGGCGGTGGCGTTCAAGGAAGCGTCGGGCCCGGAATTCAGGGCCTATCAACAGGCAACGCTGGCGAATGCACGTGCGATGGTGACCGTATTCAACGAGCGCGGCTACGACGTCGTGTCCGGCGGGACCGACGATCATCTGTTCCTGGTGAGCCTGATCGCAAACGGCATCACCGGCAAAGACGCGGACGCTGCGCTTGGGCGCGCGCATATCACGGTCAACAAGAATGCGGTGCCGAACGATCCGCAGTCGCCCTTCGTGACAAGCGGCATCCGCATCGGCACACCCGCGATCACGACGCGCGGATTCGGAGAGGCTCAAGCGGCACTGACCGCGACGCTGATCTGCGACCTGCTCGACAACCTTAACGACGCAGAAACCGAAAACCGTGTGCGCGAACAGGTGTCGCAATTGTGCGCACGCTTTCCGGTGTATGCGGGTTTTTGA
- a CDS encoding M24 family metallopeptidase has product MKLENLIRIENGEKVKHTFSDAEYANRQGKLRALMANENIDAVLFTSYHNINYYADFLYCSFGRKYGLVVTPGKVVSISANIDGGQPWRRTVGDYNVVYTDWQRDNFFRGVQQEIANRGRVGIEFDHVPVEVLEKLKAALPSVEFVDISAQTMRMRMIKSAEEIEIIKHGANVCDVGGAALAAAVHEGVPEHEVALASTQAMVREIAKRFPDSELMDTWTWFQSGINTDGAHNPVTTRKVQKGDILSLNCFSMIAGYYTALERTMFFDHCSDAHLRLWKVNVEVHEAGLKLIKPGARCSDIAHELNKIYAAYNLLQYRTFGYGHSFGVLSHYYGREAGLELREDIDTVLEPNMVVSMEPMIMVPQGLPGAGGYREHDILVVGEKDATNITGFKYGPDHNIIKAR; this is encoded by the coding sequence ATGAAACTGGAAAATCTGATTCGAATCGAGAATGGCGAAAAGGTAAAGCACACCTTCTCGGATGCGGAATATGCGAACCGCCAAGGCAAGCTGCGCGCGTTGATGGCCAACGAGAATATCGACGCCGTGCTATTCACGTCGTATCACAACATCAACTACTACGCGGACTTCCTGTATTGCTCGTTCGGCCGTAAGTACGGGCTCGTCGTGACGCCGGGAAAAGTGGTCTCCATTTCGGCGAATATCGACGGTGGCCAGCCATGGCGTCGAACGGTCGGCGACTACAACGTGGTCTATACAGACTGGCAGCGCGACAACTTCTTTCGCGGCGTGCAGCAGGAAATCGCTAACAGGGGGCGCGTGGGCATCGAGTTCGATCACGTGCCGGTGGAGGTGCTGGAAAAACTCAAAGCGGCGCTTCCGTCCGTGGAGTTCGTGGATATCAGCGCGCAAACCATGCGCATGCGCATGATCAAGTCGGCCGAAGAAATCGAAATCATCAAGCACGGTGCCAACGTTTGCGACGTGGGCGGCGCGGCCCTCGCGGCGGCCGTGCACGAAGGCGTGCCCGAACATGAAGTCGCGCTGGCCTCGACTCAGGCGATGGTCCGCGAAATCGCCAAACGTTTCCCCGATTCCGAACTGATGGATACGTGGACATGGTTCCAGTCCGGAATCAACACGGACGGTGCCCACAATCCGGTCACTACGCGCAAAGTTCAGAAGGGCGACATTCTTAGCCTGAACTGCTTCTCGATGATTGCCGGGTACTACACGGCGCTCGAGCGCACCATGTTCTTCGATCACTGTTCCGATGCGCATTTGCGGTTGTGGAAGGTCAACGTCGAAGTGCATGAAGCCGGTTTGAAGCTGATCAAACCCGGTGCCCGATGCAGCGATATCGCTCACGAATTGAACAAGATTTACGCGGCGTACAACCTGCTGCAATACCGCACGTTTGGCTACGGCCATTCGTTCGGTGTGCTTTCGCACTACTACGGCCGCGAAGCGGGGCTCGAACTGCGTGAAGACATCGACACCGTACTCGAACCGAACATGGTCGTTTCAATGGAGCCGATGATCATGGTGCCGCAAGGCTTGCCCGGTGCGGGCGGTTACCGCGAGCACGACATCCTGGTGGTGGGCGAAAAAGACGCCACCAACATCACCGGTTTCAAGTACGGCCCAGACCACAACATCATCAAAGCTCGCTAG
- a CDS encoding GlxA family transcriptional regulator: MPATVVASEESNPNGLHDLGVRKYGFLLLDNFSLIALGAAVDPLRIANMIVGRRVYDYQLIGTGGDYAQSSDGIKVLPDATIADSGSFDAVFVVGPNPIPRKGIGAVLDWLRLHARSGTALGGLDTGSYFLARAGLLNGYRCTIHWEDQDVLLGQFPKLIVSNRLYEVDRDRYTCSGGVAPLDLMVHLLGMPPGSRSLAARVLELLVAERRSHEQRQRTSLRQYMGAEHVKLDEALQIMESNVEEPLSVAEVASYLGVSQRQLERWFSERLGKTPAQAYLEIRLLRARQLLYRTGKPLEEVCARTGFASMTHFATRYKAQFQISPMADRRRYQNAL; encoded by the coding sequence ATGCCAGCCACTGTGGTCGCGTCTGAAGAATCCAACCCGAACGGGCTGCATGACCTTGGCGTCAGAAAATATGGATTTCTGCTGCTAGACAATTTCTCCCTGATCGCGCTTGGCGCTGCAGTCGATCCTTTGCGAATCGCGAACATGATCGTTGGGCGCAGAGTCTACGACTATCAGTTGATCGGAACGGGCGGGGACTATGCGCAGTCCAGCGACGGCATCAAGGTCCTGCCCGATGCAACGATCGCCGACTCGGGGTCGTTCGACGCCGTGTTCGTGGTCGGCCCCAATCCGATTCCACGCAAAGGCATTGGCGCGGTGCTCGACTGGCTCCGTCTGCACGCACGCAGCGGCACGGCGTTAGGCGGTCTCGACACGGGCAGCTACTTTCTCGCCCGTGCGGGTTTGCTGAATGGTTACCGCTGTACGATTCACTGGGAAGATCAGGATGTATTGCTAGGGCAATTCCCGAAACTGATCGTCTCCAACCGTCTCTACGAGGTGGATCGTGACCGCTATACCTGCAGCGGCGGCGTCGCGCCACTGGACCTGATGGTGCATCTGCTCGGCATGCCGCCCGGCAGCCGGTCACTTGCTGCGCGCGTGCTCGAATTGCTGGTCGCCGAGCGGCGCAGTCACGAGCAACGGCAACGTACGTCGCTGCGGCAATACATGGGCGCCGAACATGTCAAGCTCGACGAGGCGCTGCAAATCATGGAGAGCAACGTGGAAGAGCCACTCTCCGTGGCGGAAGTCGCTTCTTATCTGGGCGTCTCGCAACGCCAGCTCGAACGCTGGTTCAGTGAGCGGCTCGGCAAGACACCGGCTCAGGCGTATCTGGAGATCCGGCTGCTGCGTGCCCGGCAGTTGCTCTATCGCACCGGCAAGCCGCTCGAAGAAGTGTGCGCGCGCACTGGCTTCGCTTCCATGACGCACTTCGCGACGCGCTACAAGGCGCAGTTCCAGATTTCGCCGATGGCGGACCGCCGGCGCTACCAGAACGCACTGTAA